A region from the Triticum aestivum cultivar Chinese Spring chromosome 3D, IWGSC CS RefSeq v2.1, whole genome shotgun sequence genome encodes:
- the LOC123074540 gene encoding uncharacterized protein, producing MHILRLLAARRFRRRAVSTIRASATAPATPCPCGYGEDEGPFFDLDLSCCSASASAPASSAESSSESEDSSCAGEVDFVILLQRSCSASPSYDERLSFSRCGWGGAPPPAKFCASEPSGDAARFSTSRRGKLRTLSFGSAKAAFYGGRASFSRSSNSTRSARLFAAYAHGSPDQEQEEAKRAPSADVIRRCLSKISRRLRRVAPGAAAAVDVRLRKSRSVSAAQSSSPARRDDSLLEQQDGIAGAIAHCKESIHRASMSERDSSLLRSRSDPGT from the exons ATGCACATCCTCCGCCTGCTCGCGGCGCGGCGCTtccgccgccgcgccgtgtccaCGATCAGAGCGAGCGCGACGGCGCCGGCCACCCCGTGCCCGTGCGGCTACGGCGAGGACGAGGGCCCGTTCTTCGACCTCGACCTGTCGTGctgctccgcctccgcctccgcgcccGCGTCCAGCGCCGAGTCGAGCTCCGAGTCCGaggactcctcctgcgccggcGAGGTCGACTTCGTCATCCTGCTGCAGCGGAGCTGCTCCGCGTCGCCGTCCTACGACGAGCGCCTCTCCTTCAGCCGCTGCGGGTGGGGGGGAGCGCCCCCGCCGGCCAAATTCTGCGCGTCCGAGCCCAGCGGCGACGCCGCACGGTTCAGCACCAGCAGGCGCGGGAAGCTGCGCACGCTCAGCTTCGGATCCGCCAAGGCCGCCTTCTACGGCGGCCGCGCCAGCTTCTCCCGGAGCTCCAACAGCACGCGCTCGGCGAGGCTCTTCGCCGCGTACGCGCACGGCTCGCCGGACCAAGAGCAGGAGGAAGCCAAGAGGGCGCCCTCGGCCGACGTGATCAGGCGGTGCCTGAGCAAGATCTCGAGGCGGTTGCGGAGGGTGGCGCCTGGCGCTGCTGCTGCCGTGGACGTCCGGCTGCGGAAGAGCCGCTCGGTGTCCGCGGCGCAGTCGTCGTCGCCAGCTCGCCGGGACGACTCGCTCCTGGAGCAGCAGGACGGCATCGCGGGCGCCATCGCGCACTGCAAGGAGTCGATCCACCGTG CGTCCATGTCGGAGCGCGACTCGTCGCTGCTGCGGTCCCGGAGTGACCCAGGAACATAA